CGGTCTGCATCATGTGCTGGGCGGCGCCGTCCGAGAGGACGATGTCCTGCACTCTCAGCTCGACCAGCTGGTCCTCGTGCGTGAGCGGGTCGCCGTGGACGTCTTCCTCGTAGCCGAGCGCCTGGAGCTGGCCGGCGTCGACGTCGAGTTCGCTCGCCCGAACCGACGTGACGGGGAGGTCGGTCATGTCGTAGCGGACGGTGCCGTCTTTGAACGTGCTCACGTCGTGTTTCGCCCGGAGAATCCCCTTCTCCATCGGTTCGGGGATCTTGGTCGTCGAGGTGAGTCCCTTCACCCCTTTGACGATCTCGAAGGCGTTCTCCCGTTCGCCGACCGACTCGAGCGCCCCGCGGTACACCTCGTTTACGTCGACCTCGCGCACCTCGACGCAGGTCGCCTCGACCTCGCAGCGCGAACACTCGACGCGACCGGCTTCGTCGGGGTCGACGACCTGCTCGCAGTCGGGACAGCGGTAGTCGGGAACCGTTCGCTCGCCGCAGTCGGGACAGCGGTTCTTGAACGTCTCCTCCCCGCAAGACTCACACCGCGTGCGGCCGATCTGGACCTCGACGACCCCCGGCGTGTCCGACATCGTCTCGGCGTGTTTGCCCGCCTTGGCGACGTCGCGCTGGGCGCCGCCGGCCTCACCGATCGGGAACAAGGTGTGGACCGGGGGGCTGAGGTCCCGGCGCTCGGATTTCTCGGGGCGGCCCATCCGATTGCCCACCCGCGTCGGCGCCCGCTCGCGAACCGCGAAGGGGGCGACCTCGTTGACCGCCTCGATCGCGTTCTCGCCCTCCGCCTCGAGGCCCCAGGTTCGCGCGCGTTCTGAGAGGTCGACGTCGTTCCACGTCCGCTCGAGTTCTTCTGTAAGGCCCAGCGTCCGAACGAACGGCAGCGAGTCGTCGACCTCGATCCGGTCCGGTCGCTGGCGGTGTTCGATCACGATCGTCTCGAGGGCTGCAGCGGTTTCGTCCTCGGGTTCGAGGACGAGCGTCTCGCCCTCGAGTTCGCCTCGAGTGACGGCCTCGGCCAGTCCGCAGAACGCCTCGACGGAGAGGTCGTGCCACTGGTAGGTGTATTTCGGGTGCAGCGGCGCGTCGTACTCGAAGGCCCACTCGAGCGCCCGTTCGGCGCTCGGGTCCTCGAGGTCGATTCGCGGGTCGTCCTCGAGGGCCTGGGCGTCGGCGCCGGCGGCGTCCAGGTCCTGGATCCACCACTCGGGGACGTAGGAGGCGGGGGCGAGCGGGTGGTTGTTCTCGACGAACTCGCCGTAGTTGACCAGGTACTCGCCGGCGTCGAGGATCTTCTCGACGCCGTTTCGGACCTCGAGGGCCTCCTCGGGGTCGTCGATCCGGCGGACGTCGCCGTTGGCGAGTTTCACCGTCGGCCCCTCGATGGAGTCGACGGGAATGATCCCGTGAGCCTTGCCGGGCCGTTCGGTCTTGATCTGGGTGCCGGTCGCGAGGAAGTCGTCGACGAGGTGCATCGTCGCGGGGTGGATGCCGCCGGTCGCGAAGCCGTGGTTGCGCGCCCGGCCGTAGCGGAGTCGGAAGCCGCCCTCGGCGCTCGGATGTGAGAACACCGGCCGGCCGGCGATGAGGTCCCGCAGGAACTTCGTCGAGGGTTTCGCCCGGACCGGGCCGTCGGGTTCGTCGTTCGCTTCGACGTCGTCACCGTCGTCTTCGGCCTCGGCGCCGTCACCTTCGCCTGCCGGTTCGTCGCCCTCGGCAGTTTCGGCTCCCGATTCGTCGCCGTAGGTTCCGTCGATCAGGTCCTGGAGCCACGGCCAGTCGATTTCCTCGAGCTGGGAGGTGTAGCGCTGAATCTTGGGCGCTTTCAGGGCGATCCCCTCGGCGAGCACGAGACACATCCCGCCGCGGGCGGAGTTGGTGTCGACGCGCTCGAGATCCCGAAAGCCCGAGACCTCCTCGTCGCCGGTGGCCTCCCCGTCGAGCATGATCGGGAGGTGTTTGGCGATGAACTTCGTCTCCGTATCCTTCGGGGAGTACTGCAGTCCGGTCTCGCTGTCGTACAGCGCAACCTCCTCGGCGTAGCGTTCTACCTCCTCGCTTCTGGCCTCGTACTGGTCGAGGCCAACGAGCGCGCGGGTGTAGTCGGCGACGAGCACCGACAGCGCCTGGGCGGTCCCGCCCGCGGATCGGATCGGCCCGGCGTAGTAGACGTTGACGAACTCGCTGCCGTCGTCGTTTTGCAGAAACTCGACCTTGTCGATCCCCTCGATGGGGGCCGCGACGACCCCCTCGGTGAGCAGGGCGACCGCCGTTCGAACGGCGCCCTCGACCTTTCCGGCTTTCGTCTCGTAGTCGCCGACGGTTCCCTCCGCGAAGTCCTCTGCGAGCGCGAGCGCGGCCTCCTCGCGACTCATCCGCCCCTCGAGTTCGCGCACCCGTTCGGCGACGCCCTCGATGCCGAGGATGTTCTCGACGCGGTCGGCCATGTCCTGGGCGACGGGAATCTCGACTTCGGGTTCGGGGTCGTCGCCGCGGCGCTTCGCCGTCTGGGCGACCTCGAGGGCGTCGTCGAGTTGGGATTCCAGCCGCTCGAAGTAGCGCTGGTCGGCCTCCCGCATGCTACAGCCAGAGGTCGAGGTCGGTGGTCTCGTCGTGCTCCCGCTCGAGGGACTCCGCGAAGACCCGCAGGTGAGCCTCGCCCGCCCACACCGTCGCGGCGTCGAGGTGCCCCGCGAGCGTCTCGCCGTCGGGCCGCGAGAGGACGGCGTGGGTGTGGGCGAAGCGCTCCTCCCCCAGCCACGAAATATTGCCGACGCAGCTCGCCACCTCGAGCGGTTCGTCGAGTTCGATCGGGTAGTACTCGAGGTCGTCCTGGTCGTAGAACCAGAGTTCGGCGTCCTGGACGGCGCCGAGGGCCGTAAACCAGCCC
Above is a genomic segment from Natrononativus amylolyticus containing:
- a CDS encoding DNA polymerase II large subunit: MREADQRYFERLESQLDDALEVAQTAKRRGDDPEPEVEIPVAQDMADRVENILGIEGVAERVRELEGRMSREEAALALAEDFAEGTVGDYETKAGKVEGAVRTAVALLTEGVVAAPIEGIDKVEFLQNDDGSEFVNVYYAGPIRSAGGTAQALSVLVADYTRALVGLDQYEARSEEVERYAEEVALYDSETGLQYSPKDTETKFIAKHLPIMLDGEATGDEEVSGFRDLERVDTNSARGGMCLVLAEGIALKAPKIQRYTSQLEEIDWPWLQDLIDGTYGDESGAETAEGDEPAGEGDGAEAEDDGDDVEANDEPDGPVRAKPSTKFLRDLIAGRPVFSHPSAEGGFRLRYGRARNHGFATGGIHPATMHLVDDFLATGTQIKTERPGKAHGIIPVDSIEGPTVKLANGDVRRIDDPEEALEVRNGVEKILDAGEYLVNYGEFVENNHPLAPASYVPEWWIQDLDAAGADAQALEDDPRIDLEDPSAERALEWAFEYDAPLHPKYTYQWHDLSVEAFCGLAEAVTRGELEGETLVLEPEDETAAALETIVIEHRQRPDRIEVDDSLPFVRTLGLTEELERTWNDVDLSERARTWGLEAEGENAIEAVNEVAPFAVRERAPTRVGNRMGRPEKSERRDLSPPVHTLFPIGEAGGAQRDVAKAGKHAETMSDTPGVVEVQIGRTRCESCGEETFKNRCPDCGERTVPDYRCPDCEQVVDPDEAGRVECSRCEVEATCVEVREVDVNEVYRGALESVGERENAFEIVKGVKGLTSTTKIPEPMEKGILRAKHDVSTFKDGTVRYDMTDLPVTSVRASELDVDAGQLQALGYEEDVHGDPLTHEDQLVELRVQDIVLSDGAAQHMMQTADFIDDLLVQYYGLEPFYELEDRQDLVGELVFGMAPHTSAATVGRVIGFTSAAVGYAHPFFHAAKRRNCFHPDTKVWYRDEANEWHHEPIEKLVEERLDDPDRDDFGTLVQELAGDVIVPSIDEAGALTHQPVEAVSKHPAPNHLVRLETRSGREITLTPDHEVHVYEDGELRSKRAAALTTADYAVVPEVLDIVGNDGPRVFDLLEEFLEAEAVDSSRLMIKGLDKERLYELFEERFGGEWEGQFYPLASTAEYFGLGKKTFSNYLYREGFPADLLLELFDCRREFLEFVPDDARLGMRHDRTEIDRLIELNERVSTALGYYAAEGFAREQETPKGTIHQTTICGTEAEAREFYIDALREEFGVEPYHENDAKVTVSGRLLRVFFDTVLDAGIFAETKRVPQQIFDASDAVVAAYLRGYFSGDGGVDANALLVSATTVSDELKEDVLALLNRLGICGRITRTDPVPLCEKFPEYYEIDDPSMTAPSYVLEISSEDASQFAEAVGFHLTRKDDRLRSRVDEIVPRGRRIFDGGSGSYLVEPISTVEYVESSVDSVYCLTVSETHSLIANNTSQKQCDGDEDCVMLLMDGLLNFSRSFLPDKRGGRMDAPLVMSSRIDPSEIDDEAHNIDVVSQYPREFYLATLELADAGAVEIEIAEDTLGTDEEYTGFAHTHDTTDIAMGPDLSAYKTLGSMMDKMDAQLEIARKLEAVDETDVAERVIEYHFLPDLIGNLRAFSRQETRCLDCGEKFRRMPLTEVCRECGGRVNLTVHQGSVNKYMQTAIEVAEEYGCRDYTKQRLEVLEASLESIFENDKNKQSGIEDFM
- a CDS encoding PPC domain-containing DNA-binding protein, with product MNYQAVETESEYVARLETGADWRAEIEALAAEVDADAGWFTALGAVQDAELWFYDQDDLEYYPIELDEPLEVASCVGNISWLGEERFAHTHAVLSRPDGETLAGHLDAATVWAGEAHLRVFAESLEREHDETTDLDLWL